A single [Flavobacterium] thermophilum DNA region contains:
- a CDS encoding Type IV secretory pathway, VirB4 components, with protein sequence MRLTLPFFRKKKEESLEESYYNANEHILNLLSPDSIEEKESYVRSGTNYTRTLVVVEYSSIIVQEYVQRLNDLSDNISVIQYITEYDSSEVRRHLSESIKQNSQKLYSKYVNDAGKAEAQAQIDSARMLLHQLSFKNEKMFMFQMLIHIVANDLKELDALTQQVKAIVGPFAKTLTPTTRMKDAFDSFLPIDKNKVYDLTYRPMNAEAVSYFFPFHENEIFDEKGIIKGRNMTTGNVVIVDDDLLLNRHEFVIGISGSGKSTYIFQDMMRKYMLGRRIIVIDPKGEFGEVFRTLGGEWVKISLKGGNIINPFDIPKNQHGTEEGNPLIAKISTLLTMFRLMYPQMTDLQEDVLSKLLIELYAKFGITEETDVNALAVTDFPIMEDFYHFLEEIKETNPEEYEHVRDFHTTLHAYAKGMFAKVFNGHTNVDVSNPLVAYDIFDLQNREKAQRVVYFNLLSHINYDILNGDRRPTQVYIDEAHIIADPKVPLAMEYVYFMMKVLRSFNCGVTPATQSIKDFLSAKDDKRNYGEAVISQAIQRLYLPMQEVEINFLEKDLGHQFSEEERTTLTVVEGRKDEQAGKGIYFVGSKKIKLEVQLTDIEKQLWFERKSLSELIV encoded by the coding sequence ATGAGACTTACACTTCCTTTTTTTCGAAAAAAGAAAGAAGAGAGTTTGGAGGAATCGTATTACAACGCTAATGAACATATTTTGAATTTGCTTTCTCCTGACAGTATCGAAGAAAAAGAGAGTTATGTCCGTTCGGGTACGAACTATACCCGAACACTTGTTGTTGTAGAGTATTCATCCATTATTGTGCAGGAATATGTTCAACGTCTAAATGATCTGAGTGATAACATTAGCGTCATTCAGTATATCACAGAGTACGATTCTTCAGAAGTGCGGAGACATCTATCGGAGAGCATTAAGCAAAACAGTCAAAAACTATATTCCAAATACGTCAATGATGCAGGAAAAGCCGAAGCACAAGCGCAGATCGATAGTGCCAGAATGTTGCTCCATCAGCTAAGTTTCAAGAACGAAAAAATGTTCATGTTTCAAATGCTGATTCACATTGTTGCAAACGACTTGAAAGAGCTGGATGCGCTGACTCAACAAGTGAAGGCCATCGTCGGGCCATTTGCAAAAACACTCACGCCGACTACAAGAATGAAAGACGCTTTTGATAGCTTCTTGCCAATCGACAAAAACAAAGTATATGACTTGACATATCGCCCGATGAACGCGGAAGCCGTTTCTTATTTCTTTCCGTTTCATGAAAATGAGATTTTCGACGAGAAAGGTATCATCAAGGGAAGAAACATGACAACCGGAAATGTGGTAATCGTGGACGACGATTTGTTGTTAAACCGCCATGAATTTGTCATTGGGATTTCCGGTTCTGGAAAATCCACCTATATTTTTCAAGATATGATGCGGAAGTACATGTTAGGACGCAGAATCATTGTGATCGACCCGAAAGGAGAATTCGGGGAGGTATTTCGTACACTTGGCGGTGAGTGGGTGAAAATCAGCTTAAAAGGCGGGAACATCATCAATCCGTTTGACATTCCAAAGAATCAACATGGAACAGAAGAAGGAAATCCACTGATCGCTAAAATCAGTACCTTGTTGACGATGTTCCGCCTCATGTATCCGCAGATGACAGATTTGCAGGAAGATGTCTTGTCGAAGTTATTAATTGAGCTGTACGCCAAGTTTGGCATCACGGAAGAAACAGACGTAAACGCATTAGCAGTAACAGACTTTCCGATTATGGAAGACTTCTATCATTTTCTTGAAGAAATCAAGGAAACAAACCCTGAAGAGTATGAGCACGTAAGGGACTTCCATACCACGTTGCACGCTTATGCGAAAGGAATGTTTGCCAAAGTGTTTAATGGGCATACCAATGTGGATGTGTCGAATCCACTTGTTGCTTATGATATTTTTGACCTCCAAAACCGGGAAAAAGCACAACGAGTAGTATACTTCAATTTATTGTCTCACATCAATTATGACATTTTAAACGGAGACCGTCGACCAACGCAAGTGTATATTGACGAGGCGCATATCATCGCTGACCCAAAAGTGCCTCTGGCGATGGAATATGTGTATTTCATGATGAAAGTCTTACGATCGTTTAACTGCGGAGTGACACCGGCTACCCAGTCGATCAAAGACTTCCTTTCTGCAAAAGATGATAAACGAAACTATGGGGAAGCTGTCATTTCACAAGCTATTCAACGTTTGTATTTGCCGATGCAAGAAGTAGAAATCAACTTCCTGGAAAAAGATCTTGGGCATCAATTTTCTGAAGAGGAACGAACGACACTAACAGTCGTTGAAGGGCGAAAAGACGAGCAAGCAGGTAAGGGCATCTATTTTGTCGGCTCAAAAAAAATCAAATTGGAAGTGCAGCTGACCGATATTGAAAAACAACTATGGTTTGAACGAAAGAGTTTAAGTGAGTTGATCGTATGA
- the nlpD gene encoding Murein hydrolase activator NlpD precursor has protein sequence MKDVIRSLLLWKASPLIWIGAGVLFIIVLISAISNAIFGEEESFSNISGGVAMCTKGKVDEARIEEVLSNAGVFAGKKDVFMSAAEKYGIDPVLLIAIALHETGYGTSPAVKNKNNPGGIMDPSTGKLKVFDSLEDGIDFMAGNLYRVYISQGLVTIQQIGAKYAPIGANNDPSNLNANWVPVVTNIANELGGLSMNCEVMGTGEFALPTGSMSITSNFGYRSDPFGGGTEFHKGTDFACSRGDAIYAADGGQIVVSVKSGYGGGYGHHVIISHGDKFTLYGHMEHVDVDVGDTVQKGQKIGTCGTTGSSTGYHLHFEVQLDGIYGKRVDPMTYFQPAKKEEDE, from the coding sequence ATGAAAGATGTCATACGCTCTCTACTTCTTTGGAAAGCAAGTCCGTTGATTTGGATCGGGGCAGGGGTTCTGTTTATCATCGTACTCATTAGTGCCATCAGTAACGCTATTTTCGGGGAAGAAGAGAGCTTCTCCAATATCTCAGGCGGAGTAGCAATGTGTACGAAGGGAAAAGTGGATGAAGCAAGAATTGAAGAAGTGCTATCTAACGCCGGAGTTTTTGCTGGAAAAAAAGATGTGTTCATGAGTGCAGCTGAAAAATACGGTATTGATCCCGTGCTACTCATCGCCATTGCGTTGCATGAAACAGGATACGGAACATCCCCTGCCGTGAAAAACAAAAACAATCCTGGTGGTATTATGGACCCAAGCACGGGAAAGTTAAAAGTATTTGATAGCCTGGAAGACGGCATCGATTTTATGGCAGGAAACCTCTATCGAGTGTATATATCTCAAGGATTAGTAACGATTCAACAGATTGGGGCAAAGTACGCTCCAATTGGAGCGAATAATGACCCCTCGAACTTAAACGCGAATTGGGTGCCAGTAGTCACCAATATCGCAAATGAACTAGGCGGCCTCTCGATGAACTGCGAAGTCATGGGGACAGGAGAATTCGCGCTGCCTACCGGTTCGATGAGCATCACGTCCAATTTTGGATATCGGAGTGATCCGTTCGGAGGCGGAACGGAATTCCACAAGGGAACAGACTTCGCTTGTTCGCGAGGTGATGCAATTTATGCAGCTGACGGGGGGCAAATTGTAGTGTCCGTGAAGTCCGGATATGGTGGCGGATACGGACACCATGTCATTATCAGCCACGGCGATAAATTCACCTTGTACGGCCACATGGAACATGTGGATGTAGACGTAGGAGACACGGTGCAGAAAGGACAGAAGATCGGTACTTGCGGAACAACCGGTTCCTCAACGGGATACCACTTGCATTTTGAGGTTCAGCTAGACGGCATCTATGGTAAAAGAGTAGACCCAATGACGTACTTCCAGCCAGCAAAGAAGGAGGAAGATGAATGA